The following coding sequences lie in one Thermoanaerobaculia bacterium genomic window:
- the hemG gene encoding protoporphyrinogen oxidase: MNHEESRPLSSLIVGAGISGLTLGCLLHEANQKVTVLERSERPGGSIETLKEDGYLLELGPNTVLNNNVAIDELIRKVGLEEEKLIAGQTSRKRFIFRNDRLVPLPGGPIGFLTTPVFSWKAKFRLLAEPFIGRAEREETIAEFVTRRLGPEFLTWAVGPFVSGVYAGDASRLSVRWATRKIYALEEKYGGLIRGALAKRKGPQPAGGLLSFREGLGALPNALGNYLGSNLHHGCAVQSIHTDGKGFSIISDNGSTYQADRVIITGDAKDAARILDPLGETEPLSSMPYAGVIVVGMGFSRDAVKHPLDGFGFLVPPFYNKPILGCLFPSTLFPGRAPEDRVLLTAFLGGSMHMDVLDWEDDRVMATTMDFLRPLLGITGDPSFVRMKHWPRAIPQYTIGHGERVRWAEEMRKTHPGLEFAGNLLSGVSVADCIGNASVLMDRLLHS; this comes from the coding sequence GTGAACCATGAAGAATCCAGGCCTCTCTCTTCGCTGATCGTCGGGGCGGGCATCAGTGGTCTGACCCTCGGCTGTCTGCTTCACGAAGCGAATCAGAAGGTTACCGTCCTGGAGCGGTCGGAACGGCCGGGGGGAAGCATCGAAACCCTCAAGGAAGATGGGTACCTTCTTGAGCTTGGACCCAATACCGTCCTCAACAATAACGTCGCTATTGACGAATTGATCCGAAAAGTCGGACTGGAGGAAGAAAAGCTCATCGCAGGGCAGACTTCCAGAAAGCGGTTTATCTTCAGAAACGATCGGCTTGTCCCTCTTCCGGGGGGTCCGATCGGTTTTCTCACGACGCCCGTCTTTTCCTGGAAAGCCAAATTCCGCCTCCTGGCAGAACCCTTCATCGGCCGGGCGGAAAGGGAAGAGACCATTGCCGAATTCGTGACGAGGCGTCTCGGACCCGAGTTTCTCACCTGGGCCGTGGGTCCCTTCGTATCCGGCGTCTACGCCGGAGACGCATCCCGCCTCTCCGTCCGTTGGGCTACGCGAAAAATCTATGCGCTGGAAGAAAAATACGGGGGACTCATCCGGGGCGCCCTGGCCAAACGGAAAGGCCCCCAGCCGGCAGGCGGCCTTCTATCCTTCCGGGAAGGCCTGGGGGCCCTGCCCAATGCCCTGGGGAATTACCTGGGGTCCAATCTCCACCATGGCTGCGCGGTCCAGTCGATCCACACGGACGGAAAAGGGTTCTCCATAATTTCTGACAATGGAAGCACCTATCAGGCAGACCGGGTGATCATCACGGGCGACGCAAAAGATGCTGCCAGAATCCTGGATCCATTGGGGGAAACGGAGCCCCTGTCCTCGATGCCCTACGCAGGTGTCATTGTGGTGGGAATGGGGTTTTCAAGGGATGCGGTGAAACACCCCCTCGATGGATTTGGATTCCTGGTGCCTCCCTTTTACAACAAACCAATTCTGGGCTGCCTCTTCCCCAGCACCCTGTTCCCGGGCAGGGCTCCAGAAGACCGTGTGCTCCTGACCGCGTTTCTGGGAGGCAGCATGCATATGGATGTCCTGGACTGGGAGGACGACCGGGTCATGGCGACCACGATGGATTTCCTTCGCCCCCTGCTGGGCATTACAGGAGATCCGTCCTTTGTCCGAATGAAGCATTGGCCCCGGGCCATTCCACAGTACACGATTGGACACGGGGAAAGGGTCCGGTGGGCGGAGGAAATGCGGAAGACCCACCCCGGCCTTGAATTTGCAGGAAACCTTTTATCAGGCGTATCCGTTGCCGATTGTATCGGAAATGCTTCCGTTCTGATGGACCGGCTGCTTCATTCCTAA
- the arcC gene encoding carbamate kinase, translating into MIAVIAFGGNAMLRPEDKGTHLDQLARAEEAARLLEPLLAKGYHLVVVHGNGPQVGNILIQMEAASNQIPPSPLDVCDAMTEGSMGYLLELAIHNTFLKAGRYVRVSTVLTPVAVSGDDPAFRHPTKPVGPFYTMFRAHQLMKEMGWQMVEDSGRGWRKVVPSPKPREVMNMDVIRQSLKTQDVIIAGGGGGIPVILEPDGSWKGTEAVIDKDYTASLIARELCADLFIILTGVPRVYDHFGTPQERPLDRINLAKARTMIEEGQFPPGSMGPKIQSAIQFVEATEREVLITSAEALTEAMKGESGTYIVKEIQP; encoded by the coding sequence ATGATCGCCGTTATTGCGTTCGGAGGGAATGCCATGCTGCGCCCTGAGGACAAGGGCACGCACCTGGATCAGCTTGCCCGGGCCGAAGAGGCAGCACGACTGCTGGAACCTCTTCTGGCCAAGGGCTACCACCTGGTCGTGGTCCATGGAAATGGTCCGCAGGTGGGAAATATTCTGATCCAGATGGAAGCGGCATCCAATCAGATTCCTCCATCTCCTCTGGATGTATGCGATGCCATGACCGAAGGTTCCATGGGATACCTTCTTGAACTTGCCATCCACAATACCTTCCTGAAGGCCGGACGCTACGTGAGGGTTTCAACAGTCCTGACACCGGTTGCCGTCAGTGGGGACGATCCAGCCTTCCGCCATCCGACCAAGCCTGTCGGTCCCTTCTACACCATGTTCCGGGCTCATCAACTGATGAAGGAAATGGGTTGGCAAATGGTAGAAGATTCCGGAAGGGGGTGGAGGAAGGTGGTTCCCTCTCCAAAGCCCCGGGAAGTCATGAACATGGATGTCATTCGTCAGAGTCTCAAAACCCAGGATGTTATCATTGCCGGGGGAGGGGGCGGGATCCCTGTGATCCTGGAACCTGATGGCTCCTGGAAGGGAACCGAAGCTGTGATTGACAAGGATTACACGGCATCACTCATCGCAAGAGAGCTCTGTGCTGACCTTTTTATTATCCTGACCGGTGTACCCCGTGTCTACGATCACTTTGGAACGCCGCAGGAACGCCCACTGGACAGGATTAACCTTGCCAAGGCACGGACCATGATCGAAGAAGGCCAGTTTCCCCCGGGATCGATGGGTCCCAAGATTCAATCCGCCATCCAGTTTGTCGAAGCCACGGAGCGGGAAGTTCTGATCACTTCCGCCGAAGCCCTGACCGAAGCGATGAAGGGCGAAAGCGGCACCTATATCGTTAAGGAGATCCAACCATGA
- a CDS encoding NAD(P)-dependent oxidoreductase: MNIGILKERQKDENRVALTPMGVAAMVRAGHSVCVETGAGNGSGFPDDAYREAGATICYNFKETLGRSQLVLKISAPTEEEVDAMQDEQIVACYWILVMAKQAVIKKLIEKRITCLGLEIIEDHSGNFPILWAMSEIGGQLSASVAQFLLQDSEGGRGVLLGGGPGIPSASVVILGGGVAGRAAARAATGLGAQVMVLDTNTETMRFLYDTFNGRVITAASTMYNIKRALTFADVVIGAASVHGERAPVLITQDMIKLMRPKSILIDMSIDHGGISETSRPTTLSSPTFEFENIIHYCVPNMSSNVPRTATHALTAALLPYLKKMTLIGFEEAFVSMPAINTGTYIHLGTPLKPWIKEYFDLS; this comes from the coding sequence ATGAATATTGGCATACTGAAAGAACGCCAGAAAGATGAAAACAGGGTGGCATTGACCCCCATGGGGGTTGCAGCGATGGTTCGTGCCGGACACAGTGTCTGTGTCGAAACCGGAGCTGGAAACGGAAGCGGATTTCCCGATGACGCGTACAGGGAAGCCGGAGCGACCATCTGTTATAACTTCAAGGAGACCCTGGGTCGATCTCAACTGGTCCTGAAGATCTCTGCACCGACAGAAGAAGAAGTCGACGCCATGCAGGATGAGCAGATTGTCGCATGTTACTGGATCCTGGTCATGGCAAAACAGGCCGTAATCAAAAAACTTATCGAAAAGCGAATCACCTGTCTGGGTCTTGAAATTATCGAAGATCATTCAGGAAATTTTCCCATTCTCTGGGCCATGAGTGAAATCGGAGGACAGCTGTCAGCCTCGGTCGCCCAGTTTCTTCTCCAGGATTCCGAAGGGGGTCGTGGTGTCCTTCTCGGCGGCGGCCCCGGAATCCCTTCCGCTTCCGTGGTCATCCTCGGAGGCGGCGTGGCGGGGCGTGCTGCCGCTCGAGCCGCCACCGGTCTGGGAGCCCAGGTCATGGTACTGGACACCAATACGGAGACCATGCGATTTCTCTATGACACCTTCAATGGCCGGGTTATCACCGCGGCATCCACCATGTACAACATCAAACGTGCCCTGACCTTTGCCGATGTGGTCATAGGAGCCGCTTCGGTCCATGGAGAGCGTGCTCCCGTCCTGATCACACAGGATATGATCAAGCTGATGAGACCCAAGAGTATCCTCATTGACATGTCGATCGATCACGGGGGCATATCGGAAACTTCTCGTCCAACCACGCTTTCCTCCCCAACCTTCGAGTTCGAAAACATCATTCATTACTGTGTGCCCAACATGTCATCCAACGTTCCGCGTACGGCAACGCACGCCCTGACAGCAGCTCTTCTTCCCTACCTGAAGAAGATGACCCTGATCGGTTTTGAAGAGGCCTTCGTCTCGATGCCCGCAATCAATACAGGGACGTACATTCACCTGGGTACGCCTCTCAAACCCTGGATTAAGGAGTATTTCGACCTCTCGTGA